In the Deltaproteobacteria bacterium genome, ACTCGGGTTGCTTGGTCTGACCGCGCCAGATGTCTACGGTGGGGCAGGGATGGACGCGGTCGCTGCCGTCATCGTCCACGAAGCGCTATCGACCGCCGACCCCGGCTTCGCGCTCGCCTACCTGGCCCACAGCGTGCTGTTCGTCAACAACTTCAGCCGCAACGCGAGCGCGGCGCAGTGCCAGCGGGTGTTGCCCCGTGCCGTCTCTGGTCAATGGATCGGTGGCATGTGCATGACCGAGCCCGACGCCGGAACCGACGTGCTCGGCATGCGATCAACCGCTCGCCGCGAAGGCGATCACTACGTCCTCAACGGCCGCAAGACCTTCATCACCAACGGCGCCCTCGACGAGACGACCCTCGGTGATGTGTTCTTGGTTTACGCTAAGACCGGCGAACGCTCGCTGAGCACGTTTCTCGTCGAGAAGGGCTTCGCGGGGTTCAGCCTCGGGCAGAAGCTGAAGGATAAACTCGGCGTTCGCGCGTCGATGACCGCGGAGTTGGTTTTCGACACCTGCATCGTCCCGGTCGACAATCTGATCGGCGCCGAAGGCGACAGCACGCGGCACATGATGCGCAATCTCGAATTGGAGCGCCTCACGCTCTCGGCCATGTCGCTTGGCATCGCGCAACGCTGCCTACAAGTGATGGTCGACTACGCGAACCAGCGCAAGACCTTCGGTGTGCTCATTCGCGAGCACGGCCAGATCCAGCGCCTCATCGCCGAATCGTATGCCGAGTACAAGGCCGCGCGTTGCTACGTGTACGAAACCGCCCGCCGCCTCGATCTCACCTCATACGGCAACCGCGTCGATGCCGACGGAGTGAAGCT is a window encoding:
- a CDS encoding acyl-CoA dehydrogenase family protein, whose amino-acid sequence is MTVSESWQSFDLFAPTDEHRLLAQTLADFVTNEVAPQADAFNREERFNLALFRRAGELGLLGLTAPDVYGGAGMDAVAAVIVHEALSTADPGFALAYLAHSVLFVNNFSRNASAAQCQRVLPRAVSGQWIGGMCMTEPDAGTDVLGMRSTARREGDHYVLNGRKTFITNGALDETTLGDVFLVYAKTGERSLSTFLVEKGFAGFSLGQKLKDKLGVRASMTAELVFDTCIVPVDNLIGAEGDSTRHMMRNLELERLTLSAMSLGIAQRCLQVMVDYANQRKTFGVLIREHGQIQRLIAESYAEYKAARCYVYETARRLDLTSYGNRVDADGVKLFAARVGKDVADRAIQVLGGNGYMGEYVVERLWRDAKLLEIGGGTLEAHQKNITKDLSRAPELIRR